From the genome of Papaver somniferum cultivar HN1 chromosome 2, ASM357369v1, whole genome shotgun sequence, one region includes:
- the LOC113347365 gene encoding dihydrolipoyllysine-residue succinyltransferase component of 2-oxoglutarate dehydrogenase complex 2, mitochondrial-like has product MLAILRRKIASEGSNASCTIGQSLRTLRPFASSATRRYTAGSNETLFLRRGSKYVQNFSCQILPGTAVTSKSMRELGCLLREDSKLQGWTRSFSSVNGDPVDVVVPFMGESITDGTLAAFLKKPGDSVQIDEPIARVETDKVTIDVASPEAGVIQKFVAKEGDTVEPGTKIAVISKSGEGANVTPAAPSEGLNAVIETPKPSAPAEKEKNPSVETVVAKVKPETPSPAPYRASAIEPIHPPKEREIKVRMTRLRKTVAERLKRAQDTFVLLTTFNEIDMTNLMNLRSEYKDAFLEKHGVKLGFMSTFVKAAVSGLQEQPVINASIDGDDIIYRNYFDISVAVGSPKGLVVPVIRDAEKMNFADIEKEIHRLAKKARDGSLSIDDMAGGSFTISNGGVYGSLLSTPIINPPQSAILGMHSVVSRPMVVGGSVVPRPMMYVALTYDHRLIDGREAVLFLRRIKDVVEDPCRLLLDV; this is encoded by the exons ATGTTAGCAATTTTAAGGCGAAAAATTGCTTCTGAAGGCTCTAATGCTTCTTGT ACTATAGGGCAGTCTttgcgtacactacgcccatttGCATCATCTGCAACAAGAAGATACACAGCAGGAAGCAATGAg ACCCTATTTCTTCGAAGAGGATCTAAGTATGTGCAGAACTTCAGTTGCCAGATTTTACCTG GTACTGCAGTTACTTCAAAGTCTATGAG GGAGCTTGGCTGCTTACTTCGAGAAGATTCAAAGCTTCAAGGGTGGACTAGGTCATTCTCTTCAGTTAATG GTGaccctgttgatgttgttgttcctTTCATGGGAGAATCTATTACAGATGGTACCCTAGCAGCTTTTTTGAAAA AACCTGGAGATAGTGTTCAAATCGATGAGCCAATTGCTCGGGTTGAAACCGATAAG GTAACCATCGACGTTGCTAGTCCTGAAGCTGGAGTTATCCAGAAG TTTGTAGCCAAAGAAGGTGATACCGTAGAACCAGGGACCAAAATTGCAGTCATTTCAAAATCCGGTGAGGGTGCAAATGTGACACCTGCTGCTCCATCTGAGGGTCTTAATGCTGTTATAGAGACTCCAAAGCCATCAGCTCCtgcagaaaaggagaaaaatcctTCAGTAGAAACTGTTGTTGCCAAGGTCAAACCTGAAACACCCTCCCCAGCGCCATATAGAGCTTCAGCTATAGAACCTATTCATCCTCCCAAAGAAAGGGAAATAAAA GTACGAATGACAAGGCTTAGAAAGACAGTTGCTGAACGCCTGAAACGTGCGCAGGACACGTTTGTTCTCCTGACCACTTTTAATGAAATTGATAT GACTAACCTGATGAACCTTCGTTCTGAATACAAGGACGCCTTTTTAGAAAAACATGGAGTCAAGTTGGGATTTATGTCAACGTTTGTTAAG GCTGCTGTCAGTGGTCTCCAGGAACAGCCAGTTATCAACGCATCCATTGACGGCGATGATATCATCTATAGAAACTATTTTGATATTAGTGTTGCTGTTGGTTCTCCAAAG GGTCTGGTTGTTCCAGTTATCCGGGATGCCGAAAAAATGAACTTCGCTGACATTGAGAAGGAGATCCACAGGCTGGCAAAGAAGGCCAGAGATGGTTCACTATCCATCGATGATATGGCAGGAGGCTCCTTTACCATATCAAATGGCGGTGTATATGGAAGCCTTTTAAGCACTCCCATAATCAACCCTCCACAG TCGGCCATCTTGGGTATGCATTCAGTCGTCAGCCGTCCTATGGTAGTTGGTGGCAGTGTTGTTCCAAGGCCAATGATGTACGTTGCACTGACATATGATCACCGACTGATTGATGGGAGAGAGGCTGTTCTCTTTTTACGCCGTATAAAAGATGTCGTTGAGGACCCTTGCAGACTTCTCCTTGACGTATGA